A genomic stretch from Methanomassiliicoccales archaeon includes:
- a CDS encoding nascent polypeptide-associated complex protein — MMPGIGRVNPRQVKQAMKRLGIKAEEIEDVEEVIIRTKTKEYVIKEAAVTLMEVQGQKSFQILGEPEILERKSIAKDEEKKIPDEDVKLVMEQTGCTEEEAIRALTECDGQPAEAILKIMSSR, encoded by the coding sequence ATGATGCCCGGTATTGGTCGAGTGAATCCGCGCCAGGTCAAACAAGCGATGAAACGTCTTGGTATCAAGGCAGAAGAGATTGAGGACGTTGAAGAGGTCATCATTCGCACGAAGACGAAGGAGTATGTCATCAAAGAAGCTGCAGTAACGCTGATGGAAGTTCAGGGGCAAAAATCATTTCAGATCCTCGGCGAGCCCGAAATCCTCGAAAGAAAATCGATTGCCAAAGACGAGGAAAAGAAAATCCCTGACGAGGATGTGAAGCTCGTGATGGAGCAGACAGGTTGCACTGAGGAAGAAGCTATTCGTGCTCTCACTGAGTGCGACGGTCAGCCTGCGGAAGCGATATTGAAAATCATGTCATCGCGATGA
- a CDS encoding Lrp/AsnC family transcriptional regulator: MDIFRSRLTGEHLTEINLDDLDKKIIEQLCRSSQGSYRQIAKRLGIHPTTLIQRVKNLEEQGIIKGYRANVDYLKLGYEFMAIVHVYVEGDLLEVQRRIKDIKNVVAVFDVTGECDSIAWIACKDREEFSGVIKRMLQMPGVKKTNTYVVLNVIKDPYQFLPDFEGKETFGSE, encoded by the coding sequence ATGGACATATTCAGGAGCAGACTGACGGGTGAGCATTTGACCGAAATAAATCTTGACGATCTGGACAAGAAGATCATTGAACAACTCTGTCGATCCAGCCAGGGATCCTATCGTCAGATCGCAAAGCGCCTGGGCATTCATCCCACCACTCTGATTCAAAGAGTGAAGAATCTGGAAGAACAGGGTATCATCAAGGGATATAGAGCAAATGTCGACTATCTTAAACTTGGATATGAATTCATGGCGATCGTGCACGTTTATGTAGAGGGGGACCTCCTGGAGGTGCAGCGCAGGATCAAAGATATCAAGAATGTCGTCGCAGTGTTTGATGTAACCGGTGAATGTGATTCGATTGCTTGGATCGCTTGTAAGGATCGTGAAGAGTTCAGCGGGGTGATCAAGCGCATGCTACAGATGCCAGGTGTCAAGAAAACAAATACTTATGTCGTTCTCAACGTGATCAAGGATCCTTATCAGTTTTTGCCTGATTTCGAAGGTAAAGAAACCTTTGGATCAGAATGA
- the porA gene encoding pyruvate ferredoxin oxidoreductase produces the protein MNGDQAIAYAWKQVNPDVVAAYPITPQTIIVEAFSEYVADGLVDTEFVCAESEHSAMSLCIGAAAGGARTCTATASAGLAFMWEMLYIAASMRLPIVMAVANRALSGPINIHCDHSDTMGARDSGWIQIYGENAQEAYDNSIMAFRIGEHLNLRLPVMTNIDGFITSHSLENLSLLQDEEVKKFVGEFKAIRPLLDYRNPVTYGPFDPPDFYFEHKYQQVEAMSRALPIIKKVAEEYAKISGRSYDVVESYQVEDADFVAIAAGSTAGTLRSVVDELRAEGKKVGSLKLRVFRPFPDKEIVEALEGKKAVAVLDRSISFGATGPIFPEVRSALYDVDEKPKVVNYIYGLGGRDVSIEELKSVYNRLMTGECDRVNYLGVRI, from the coding sequence ATGAACGGGGATCAGGCAATCGCGTATGCCTGGAAACAGGTTAACCCTGATGTTGTTGCCGCTTATCCGATTACGCCTCAGACGATCATCGTTGAGGCGTTTTCAGAATACGTGGCAGATGGTCTCGTCGATACAGAGTTCGTGTGCGCCGAGTCCGAGCACAGCGCGATGAGCCTGTGTATCGGCGCCGCGGCAGGTGGCGCAAGGACATGCACCGCGACTGCATCAGCAGGACTCGCATTCATGTGGGAGATGCTTTACATTGCGGCCTCAATGAGATTACCGATCGTTATGGCCGTCGCCAACAGAGCACTGAGTGGCCCCATCAACATCCATTGCGATCACAGCGATACAATGGGGGCGCGAGATTCTGGATGGATTCAGATCTATGGGGAAAATGCCCAGGAAGCCTATGACAATTCAATCATGGCTTTCAGGATCGGTGAGCACCTTAATCTCCGACTTCCAGTGATGACAAATATAGATGGCTTTATCACGAGTCATTCACTGGAAAACCTCAGCCTGTTACAGGATGAAGAAGTGAAGAAATTCGTCGGAGAATTCAAAGCGATCAGACCCCTGTTAGATTACAGAAATCCCGTGACCTATGGACCGTTCGATCCACCAGACTTTTACTTCGAACACAAGTACCAGCAGGTGGAAGCGATGAGTCGCGCACTGCCGATTATCAAAAAGGTTGCTGAAGAATACGCAAAAATCAGCGGTCGATCCTATGATGTCGTCGAGTCGTATCAAGTCGAGGATGCTGATTTTGTCGCAATTGCCGCGGGATCAACGGCGGGAACACTGAGAAGCGTTGTGGACGAACTCCGAGCTGAAGGGAAGAAAGTGGGAAGCCTCAAGCTCCGTGTTTTCCGCCCATTCCCCGATAAAGAGATCGTCGAAGCGCTCGAGGGTAAGAAGGCCGTTGCCGTCCTTGATAGATCCATAAGCTTTGGCGCAACAGGACCCATCTTCCCCGAAGTGCGATCAGCACTCTACGATGTCGATGAGAAGCCGAAAGTCGTCAACTACATATACGGTCTTGGTGGCAGGGATGTTTCAATCGAAGAATTAAAGTCTGTTTACAATAGACTGATGACTGGCGAGTGTGATAGGGTCAATTATCTGGGGGTGAGAATCTGA
- a CDS encoding radical SAM protein has protein sequence MRSVYGPVRSWRFGRSLGIDPIGVEPKICSFNCLYCQLGNKGVLTSKRSEFVSSEIVKEELELALAKFPVIDIITFSGTGEPTLASNFGELVDTVRSVATVRIGVLTNSSLLFDSEVRRDVMKTDVIVAKLDAATESSFRAVNRPHEDIEFADVIHGIEMTRKEFGGSFQLEIMFVEENMHEASRIAEICKRVSPDILYLNTPLRPCAKKPLGKREMKILGKYFEGLAAKMVYNEDRQL, from the coding sequence ATGCGGAGTGTTTACGGACCAGTGAGATCGTGGAGGTTTGGCCGATCACTCGGAATCGATCCGATTGGCGTTGAACCGAAAATATGCAGTTTCAACTGCCTTTACTGCCAGCTCGGAAACAAAGGAGTTCTTACAAGCAAACGAAGCGAATTCGTATCCTCCGAAATCGTTAAGGAGGAATTGGAGCTTGCCCTTGCAAAATTTCCAGTTATAGATATCATTACGTTTTCCGGAACAGGGGAGCCGACCTTGGCTTCGAACTTTGGCGAGCTTGTCGATACGGTGAGATCGGTGGCGACCGTAAGAATTGGTGTCCTCACGAATTCATCGCTACTTTTCGATTCAGAAGTGAGACGCGACGTGATGAAAACTGATGTGATTGTGGCAAAGCTCGATGCCGCAACAGAATCTTCGTTTCGTGCTGTGAATCGCCCTCATGAGGACATCGAATTCGCCGATGTCATTCATGGAATCGAAATGACGAGAAAGGAATTCGGGGGGAGTTTCCAGTTAGAGATCATGTTCGTCGAAGAGAACATGCACGAGGCATCAAGAATCGCTGAGATTTGCAAGAGAGTTAGCCCTGATATTTTGTATTTGAACACGCCCCTACGTCCCTGCGCCAAAAAACCCCTTGGAAAAAGAGAGATGAAAATATTGGGTAAATATTTTGAGGGACTTGCGGCGAAGATGGTGTACAATGAAGATAGACAATTATAA
- a CDS encoding 2-oxoacid:acceptor oxidoreductase family protein, whose product MNSASRSRTVEIRWHGRGGQGVVTANEILAGAALREGKFIKAFPEFGPERMGAPIRAFARISDKPITVHSQVYYPDYVVIVDSTLLGQIDVTEGLKSNGAVIANYPDVPEKLRSIIGDKFEVHTVNATKIALEEIGRPLTNTAMLGALAKISGVVTLESVVKELERKFAGKFTADVTAKNVRSVERAYDEVM is encoded by the coding sequence TTGAATAGCGCAAGTCGATCAAGAACCGTTGAGATTCGTTGGCACGGGAGAGGTGGCCAAGGAGTTGTTACGGCAAACGAAATCTTGGCCGGTGCCGCTCTCCGCGAAGGGAAGTTCATCAAAGCATTTCCGGAGTTTGGACCAGAGAGAATGGGGGCACCGATCAGAGCGTTCGCCAGGATTTCTGACAAACCGATTACAGTGCACAGCCAAGTCTATTATCCTGATTATGTCGTTATAGTGGATTCGACGTTACTGGGACAGATCGATGTCACAGAAGGATTAAAATCAAATGGTGCCGTCATAGCAAACTATCCAGATGTACCAGAAAAACTAAGGTCGATTATCGGCGACAAATTTGAAGTGCATACCGTTAACGCAACGAAGATCGCCCTCGAGGAGATCGGTAGACCGCTGACGAACACCGCAATGCTCGGTGCCCTCGCGAAGATATCAGGCGTAGTGACCCTTGAAAGCGTTGTAAAGGAGCTTGAAAGAAAATTCGCGGGAAAATTCACGGCTGATGTTACTGCGAAAAATGTGAGAAGTGTCGAGAGGGCATACGACGAGGTGATGTGA
- the aspS gene encoding aspartate--tRNA ligase encodes MIRTHNCGAIRPEDIGKRVKIAGWVRFSRDHGGVKFIDLADSYGITQVVLDPEAMPPGVDIRALSKEIDSLSRESVIAVTGIVRERVPGTEDSRNPTGMVEVLIEDLTVLSRSKPIPFEIAEQKKSFLPNEDLRLKFRYLDLRRAEMIGNLRFRHRLVSAARQFFDSEGFIEVETPILTRSTPEGARDFIVPSRTMPGKFYALPQSPQLYKQMLMIGGVDKYYQIARCFRDEDSRSDRQPEFTQIDLEMSFVEEKDVHDVVERLLAHIWKSLYGSKLEIPFPRVRYKNAIEKFGTDAPDIRFGLEISEVTEIVADSSYEIFNKIIRKGGIVLGINVRSSLVSSSPTETTQIGRKEVDRLIDWAKQEGMGGLTWMRVTAEGLSSNIVKYFPAEIRQKLIRAMDADIGDLLLFVAGQKMQARKYAGALRMKLARDLGLLDGKSHQFVWVVDCPLFIRDPLTGSLEPFHHPFVMPVDGYIEENSDIDELKGLSYDLVLDGCEIGSGSIRIHDPELQKKIFRLLGMSDDEIERKFGFFLEALSYGAPPHGGIALGLDRLVSILVGSETIREVIAFPKNKRFQSPLDDSPAPIEESKLAELELLSLSSVEEEVKKEVQQ; translated from the coding sequence ATGATTCGGACACACAACTGCGGTGCAATTCGACCAGAAGATATAGGGAAACGTGTTAAGATAGCAGGTTGGGTGAGATTTTCAAGGGATCACGGTGGCGTCAAATTTATTGATCTAGCTGATTCATATGGAATCACTCAAGTCGTACTCGACCCCGAAGCGATGCCTCCTGGTGTTGATATCAGAGCGCTTTCCAAAGAGATCGATTCACTGAGCAGGGAATCCGTTATTGCAGTGACTGGTATTGTAAGGGAGAGAGTTCCAGGAACAGAGGATTCCCGAAATCCGACGGGCATGGTTGAGGTCCTCATAGAAGATCTTACCGTTCTCAGCAGATCGAAGCCCATCCCATTCGAAATAGCGGAGCAGAAGAAGTCATTTCTTCCGAACGAGGACTTGCGATTGAAATTCAGATATTTAGATCTTAGAAGGGCAGAAATGATTGGAAATCTTAGATTCAGGCATCGATTGGTTTCTGCCGCACGACAGTTTTTTGATTCAGAGGGATTCATTGAGGTCGAGACACCGATTCTCACGCGAAGCACACCAGAAGGGGCCAGGGACTTTATCGTACCGTCTAGGACAATGCCCGGAAAATTTTACGCTCTTCCTCAAAGTCCTCAGCTTTATAAACAAATGCTGATGATCGGTGGCGTCGATAAGTATTACCAGATAGCAAGATGTTTTCGCGATGAGGATTCGCGTTCTGATCGACAGCCCGAATTTACCCAGATCGATCTTGAAATGTCCTTTGTCGAGGAAAAAGATGTGCATGATGTCGTAGAGAGATTGCTTGCACATATCTGGAAATCGCTCTATGGGTCGAAGCTAGAAATTCCTTTTCCAAGAGTGAGGTACAAGAATGCGATCGAAAAATTCGGAACTGACGCGCCTGATATTAGATTTGGACTTGAGATTTCTGAGGTTACTGAGATTGTTGCTGATTCCTCTTATGAGATCTTCAACAAGATAATTCGAAAGGGCGGAATTGTTCTGGGCATCAATGTTCGATCTTCTCTTGTATCATCTTCACCAACAGAGACAACTCAGATCGGGAGGAAAGAAGTCGATAGGCTCATCGACTGGGCCAAGCAGGAGGGCATGGGAGGCCTAACCTGGATGAGAGTCACCGCAGAGGGGCTGAGCTCTAACATCGTTAAGTATTTCCCAGCCGAAATCCGGCAAAAATTGATTCGGGCAATGGATGCCGACATCGGGGATCTCCTCCTATTCGTTGCAGGGCAAAAAATGCAGGCGAGGAAATATGCGGGAGCACTAAGGATGAAACTCGCAAGGGATCTGGGACTCCTCGACGGCAAGAGTCATCAATTTGTGTGGGTTGTTGATTGTCCTTTATTTATTAGAGATCCCCTCACGGGAAGTCTGGAACCTTTCCATCATCCATTCGTCATGCCGGTTGATGGATACATCGAAGAGAACAGTGATATTGATGAACTCAAAGGGCTTTCCTATGACCTTGTCCTCGATGGATGTGAAATTGGAAGCGGTTCAATCAGAATTCACGATCCGGAATTGCAGAAGAAGATTTTCAGATTGCTGGGAATGTCCGATGATGAGATTGAAAGGAAATTCGGCTTTTTCCTCGAGGCTCTGAGTTACGGAGCACCACCTCATGGAGGAATCGCGCTCGGTCTCGACAGACTCGTTTCGATTCTGGTCGGTTCCGAAACCATCAGGGAGGTCATCGCCTTTCCGAAAAACAAACGATTCCAGTCACCGCTGGACGACTCACCTGCTCCAATCGAAGAATCAAAACTCGCTGAACTGGAACTTCTTTCGCTTTCCTCGGTAGAAGAAGAAGTGAAAAAGGAGGTTCAGCAATGA
- a CDS encoding methyltransferase domain-containing protein — translation MYDKIFDEVAKEYDNWYETHYKIFLCEKEAIKKLSLQGLGLEVGIGTGSIASELGIKLGIDPSLPMLFLAKEKGIDVVRGFGEILPFKNEIFDFVLISTTLCFVGDRISLMKEVHRVLKRKGKAAVCFIPRDSAWGRYYIEKGEQGHRIYRHARFLSFGEIIELLETPGFVIKKIVSTLRFSPEGEPILERPIEGIANGGFVCLEAEKKEI, via the coding sequence ATGTACGACAAGATTTTCGATGAAGTCGCGAAAGAATATGATAACTGGTACGAAACGCATTACAAAATTTTTTTATGTGAAAAGGAGGCCATAAAGAAACTCAGTTTGCAAGGCTTGGGCCTGGAGGTAGGTATCGGAACCGGATCAATTGCGAGTGAACTTGGAATTAAACTCGGTATTGATCCTTCTCTTCCGATGCTATTCCTTGCGAAAGAAAAGGGAATCGATGTTGTTCGTGGCTTCGGGGAAATATTGCCGTTCAAAAACGAAATCTTCGATTTTGTTCTTATTTCGACAACACTCTGCTTTGTCGGCGATCGGATATCCTTGATGAAAGAGGTTCACAGGGTTTTGAAAAGAAAAGGAAAGGCAGCCGTCTGCTTTATTCCGAGGGATTCAGCATGGGGGAGATATTACATTGAAAAAGGAGAGCAGGGACATCGAATTTACCGTCATGCGCGATTTCTTAGCTTTGGTGAAATCATTGAGTTATTGGAGACTCCTGGTTTCGTGATTAAGAAGATCGTTTCGACGCTTCGATTCAGTCCTGAAGGTGAGCCGATTCTCGAACGACCCATAGAGGGTATCGCCAATGGCGGATTTGTTTGTCTGGAAGCTGAAAAAAAAGAAATTTGA
- the glnA gene encoding type I glutamate--ammonia ligase, with protein MTQTISESELKESVLKTVKQEEVRFVEMQFSDILGTVKSVSIPVERLEKAIDEGVFIDGSSILGYATIEESDMRAVPILDSFLIYPWTIGSWMKTARFMCRIFDHNGNRFKGDPRYVLERMMERAREKGYIFNVGPEFEFFLFKIDENHNPRLVPNDVGGYFDLMPLDKGEVVRKDIMMNFDMMKFNMEASHHEVAPGQHEVDLRYDNALTIADRMITLKFGIKTIALRHGLHATFMPKPLYGVNGSGMHVHQSLSTIDGVNAFDDPSGRYGLSEIALKFIGGLLKHARETCAILASYVNSYKRLVPGFEAPCYISWANRNRSALIRVPAGRGTKTRIELRNPDPAGNPYLQFAVMLAAGLDGIEKGIEPPEPVERDIYHMSKEERERHNIESLPESLGEALSLMSMSKLVKETLGDHIFSHYLHIKGKEWDEYRTRVTDWEIEKFLRVL; from the coding sequence ATGACTCAGACAATTAGTGAATCGGAACTCAAAGAGAGTGTATTGAAGACGGTTAAACAGGAAGAAGTCCGTTTTGTTGAAATGCAGTTTTCGGACATTCTTGGGACCGTCAAGAGTGTCTCTATCCCGGTAGAAAGACTCGAAAAGGCCATTGACGAAGGAGTCTTCATTGATGGATCATCGATTCTCGGTTATGCGACGATCGAAGAATCCGATATGAGGGCAGTTCCGATACTCGACTCCTTCCTAATCTATCCATGGACGATTGGGAGTTGGATGAAAACGGCACGATTCATGTGCAGAATTTTCGATCACAACGGGAACAGATTCAAGGGCGACCCAAGGTACGTTCTCGAACGGATGATGGAACGGGCGAGGGAGAAGGGATATATATTCAATGTTGGCCCTGAGTTTGAATTCTTCCTTTTCAAGATTGATGAAAATCACAATCCTCGACTAGTTCCGAATGATGTGGGCGGGTATTTTGACCTCATGCCGCTGGACAAAGGAGAGGTTGTCCGTAAAGACATTATGATGAATTTCGACATGATGAAATTTAACATGGAAGCGTCGCATCATGAGGTCGCGCCGGGTCAGCATGAAGTCGATTTGCGATATGATAACGCTCTGACAATCGCTGACCGCATGATTACTTTGAAATTTGGGATCAAGACGATCGCTCTGAGACACGGACTGCACGCTACATTCATGCCCAAACCTCTGTACGGCGTCAACGGCTCAGGGATGCACGTCCATCAATCGTTGTCAACTATTGATGGCGTGAATGCATTTGACGACCCTTCAGGCCGATACGGACTCAGTGAAATTGCCCTCAAGTTCATCGGTGGCTTGCTCAAGCATGCGAGGGAAACATGTGCGATTCTTGCTTCCTACGTTAATTCATACAAACGACTCGTGCCGGGATTCGAGGCTCCATGCTATATTTCGTGGGCGAACAGGAATCGCAGCGCCCTCATCCGGGTTCCCGCAGGCAGAGGCACTAAGACGCGGATTGAGCTTAGGAATCCAGATCCAGCCGGAAATCCGTATCTGCAGTTCGCTGTCATGCTTGCCGCTGGTCTTGATGGGATTGAGAAGGGCATCGAACCGCCGGAACCTGTTGAACGTGATATCTATCATATGAGCAAAGAAGAGAGGGAACGACACAATATCGAGAGTCTTCCAGAAAGCCTTGGCGAGGCACTCAGCCTGATGAGTATGAGCAAATTGGTTAAAGAAACGCTTGGGGATCACATCTTCAGCCACTATCTGCACATCAAAGGAAAAGAGTGGGATGAGTACCGGACCCGCGTCACCGATTGGGAAATTGAAAAATTCCTGAGAGTCCTTTGA
- the gatB gene encoding Asp-tRNA(Asn)/Glu-tRNA(Gln) amidotransferase subunit GatB: MKIGLEIHLQLPTTSKLFCSCPTSASEPNEAICPTCLGFPGSRPRLNRKALEMGLMIAKRLGCRIPDITWFSRKTYFYPDLPKNFQITQYESPIGFDGKFLFDGKSIRILRVHLEEDPGKIKRVGKLGEEISLIDYNRSGVPLVEIVTAPDLSTPREARDFTSSLLTELRYLVGISDKDEQSVRVDANISVAEERVEVKNILGLRNLEKALEFEFVRQSKMLKAGKKIPRETRRYDEERKVTLPAREKEFEEDYGYILEPDLGVFNVGEIAKLIAIPETPLMRVERLSREYGIGLAEAKKIVFTSYALADLFEDLSSKFPANKVLSWILDQLAANWSTLEKRMTEDLRTSILTIIGSILSGSISESEGRKMLVSIIKGEEFVGTSQELDTEEVIEIICSILKEHPEIISDYKTNKRAANFVIGQVMKAFKGRCSSDEVAKLVINEIERRLSR, translated from the coding sequence TTGAAGATCGGATTGGAAATTCATCTTCAACTTCCAACGACCTCGAAACTTTTTTGCTCCTGCCCGACGTCTGCTTCTGAACCGAACGAAGCGATTTGTCCAACATGTTTGGGGTTTCCCGGCTCAAGACCTCGGCTCAACAGGAAAGCCCTTGAGATGGGACTCATGATCGCCAAAAGACTCGGATGTCGGATTCCCGACATAACATGGTTTTCAAGAAAAACGTATTTTTACCCGGATCTTCCCAAGAATTTTCAGATCACTCAATATGAATCGCCAATCGGGTTCGATGGAAAATTTCTTTTCGACGGCAAGTCTATTCGAATTTTGAGAGTCCATCTCGAAGAGGACCCGGGAAAGATCAAGAGAGTGGGAAAACTCGGTGAGGAAATTTCGCTGATTGATTATAACCGCAGTGGTGTACCGCTTGTCGAGATCGTCACTGCTCCAGATCTTTCCACGCCAAGAGAGGCAAGGGATTTCACCTCTTCTCTTTTAACAGAACTCCGTTATCTCGTTGGTATCTCGGACAAGGATGAGCAATCGGTAAGGGTCGACGCGAACATCTCGGTTGCTGAAGAGAGGGTTGAGGTGAAGAATATTCTTGGACTAAGAAATCTCGAAAAAGCGCTTGAGTTTGAATTTGTAAGGCAATCAAAAATGCTGAAAGCGGGGAAGAAAATCCCCAGAGAAACAAGGCGTTACGATGAAGAACGGAAAGTGACGCTTCCTGCAAGGGAAAAGGAATTCGAGGAGGATTATGGATACATTCTTGAACCTGATCTTGGGGTCTTCAATGTTGGGGAGATAGCCAAATTGATAGCAATTCCAGAGACGCCACTGATGCGAGTTGAACGGTTATCAAGAGAATACGGTATTGGCTTGGCAGAAGCAAAAAAGATCGTCTTTACTTCTTATGCCCTCGCCGATCTTTTTGAAGACCTTTCGTCGAAATTTCCAGCAAATAAGGTCCTGTCATGGATTCTAGATCAACTCGCCGCAAATTGGTCGACGCTTGAAAAAAGGATGACTGAGGATTTGCGTACCTCGATTTTGACGATAATTGGATCGATTCTGAGCGGATCGATTTCCGAAAGCGAAGGAAGGAAAATGCTCGTATCTATCATCAAAGGGGAAGAGTTCGTGGGTACCTCACAGGAACTGGATACCGAGGAGGTAATTGAGATCATTTGTTCGATTCTTAAGGAACATCCAGAAATCATTTCTGATTACAAGACAAACAAACGAGCAGCGAACTTCGTCATCGGTCAGGTAATGAAAGCTTTCAAAGGCCGATGCTCGTCTGATGAAGTTGCCAAATTAGTCATAAACGAGATCGAAAGAAGACTCTCTCGATGA
- a CDS encoding 4Fe-4S binding protein, with protein sequence MGDPQKKSKDYPEGGVIDEAGSARKYKTGDWRSQKPEVDKEKCINCLWCWVYCPDNSVLVEEGKMVGFRYSHCKGCGICAAECPKKAITMKKEGN encoded by the coding sequence ATGGGCGATCCACAAAAGAAGTCCAAGGATTATCCTGAGGGTGGAGTAATCGATGAGGCGGGAAGCGCCCGGAAATACAAGACAGGCGATTGGCGTTCGCAGAAGCCCGAAGTTGACAAGGAAAAGTGTATCAATTGCCTTTGGTGTTGGGTCTATTGCCCAGATAACTCTGTCCTCGTTGAAGAGGGGAAAATGGTTGGTTTTCGATATTCACACTGCAAGGGTTGCGGAATATGCGCCGCTGAATGCCCAAAAAAGGCGATAACGATGAAGAAGGAGGGAAACTAA
- a CDS encoding HypC/HybG/HupF family hydrogenase formation chaperone yields MCLAIPGKIVFVEGNLADVDFGGVLRKVNVSLVDAKIGDWVMVHAGFAIQTIDEEEAKETLRLWEELLAQS; encoded by the coding sequence ATGTGCCTTGCAATCCCAGGAAAAATCGTTTTCGTCGAAGGAAATCTAGCTGATGTCGATTTTGGCGGTGTTTTGAGGAAAGTCAACGTCTCGCTGGTAGACGCAAAAATTGGCGATTGGGTCATGGTTCATGCCGGATTTGCCATTCAGACAATCGACGAAGAAGAAGCGAAAGAAACGCTTCGACTCTGGGAAGAATTGCTCGCTCAATCGTGA
- a CDS encoding pyruvate ferredoxin oxidoreductase (catalyzes the formation of acetyl-CoA from pyruvate and coenzyme A) yields the protein MNLKELAKKPSAITEGHRLCAGCAEPIIVRQILMASDKPVVVGNATGCLEVSTTVYPYSAWAVPWIHSAFENAAATITGVESAYKALVRKGVIKDEIRFIAFGGDGGTYDIGFQSLSGAIERGHRFVYVCLNNEAYMNTGIQRSGATWKGASTTTCPAGTCIPGKKEFPKDLTKIIIAHELPYAAQASPHNWKDLMEKAAKAFEANGPAFINVVAPCPRGWRFDSSQTIQIARLAVETCIWPLYEYENGIWRLTGDSKRIAEGKKEKRPITDWLKSQGRFRHLLTEKWKHVADEIQAEVDRKWEQLKKYCEE from the coding sequence CTGAATCTGAAAGAACTTGCGAAGAAACCATCTGCGATCACTGAAGGTCACAGACTGTGTGCTGGTTGTGCTGAACCGATCATCGTCAGACAGATTCTGATGGCGAGCGATAAACCCGTTGTGGTCGGCAACGCGACAGGATGCCTTGAAGTTTCCACAACTGTCTATCCTTACTCTGCCTGGGCAGTTCCGTGGATTCACAGTGCTTTTGAAAATGCAGCAGCGACGATTACTGGTGTGGAAAGTGCGTATAAGGCACTCGTGAGAAAAGGCGTCATCAAGGATGAAATCAGGTTTATCGCCTTCGGAGGAGATGGCGGTACATATGACATCGGATTTCAATCACTTTCAGGAGCGATTGAAAGAGGGCATCGATTTGTCTATGTATGCTTAAATAACGAAGCTTACATGAACACAGGCATTCAGAGATCTGGTGCCACATGGAAGGGAGCGAGCACGACAACTTGCCCCGCAGGCACCTGCATCCCAGGTAAGAAAGAGTTTCCAAAGGATCTAACAAAAATCATCATTGCTCATGAACTTCCATACGCAGCACAAGCGTCACCCCATAACTGGAAGGATTTGATGGAAAAGGCGGCTAAGGCGTTCGAGGCAAATGGTCCCGCATTCATTAACGTCGTCGCTCCATGTCCCAGAGGTTGGAGATTCGATTCTTCCCAGACGATTCAAATTGCAAGGCTCGCTGTTGAAACATGCATCTGGCCACTCTATGAATACGAGAATGGAATCTGGAGACTGACTGGTGACAGCAAGAGAATTGCGGAGGGAAAGAAAGAAAAGAGGCCGATCACTGACTGGTTGAAGTCGCAGGGCAGATTTAGGCATCTCTTGACGGAAAAATGGAAACACGTCGCCGATGAAATCCAGGCTGAAGTTGACAGGAAATGGGAGCAGCTCAAGAAATACTGTGAAGAATGA